In the genome of Streptomyces collinus, one region contains:
- a CDS encoding restriction endonuclease, which yields MLDFHELASDGEDLEQMVRELALALGYRARWSGRGADGGRDLLLEEPGDALLGAKTRNWVVSCKHMAHAKGGAGRSVNGEDLGSAGGIVDAVAQHDADGFLLVCSTQPSSALVSRLEAIERGKGVHTHVWDGVELERMLTTPGAGRWPNGSSP from the coding sequence ATGCTCGATTTTCACGAGTTGGCGTCGGATGGCGAGGACCTGGAGCAGATGGTCCGGGAACTGGCCCTGGCTCTCGGTTACCGGGCCAGGTGGTCCGGCCGGGGTGCGGACGGCGGGCGCGACCTCTTGCTGGAGGAGCCGGGGGACGCCCTACTGGGGGCGAAAACGCGCAATTGGGTTGTCTCGTGCAAGCACATGGCTCACGCCAAGGGCGGTGCCGGACGCTCGGTCAACGGTGAGGACCTCGGGAGTGCTGGCGGCATCGTGGACGCCGTCGCCCAGCATGACGCTGACGGCTTCCTTCTGGTCTGCTCCACCCAGCCCTCGAGCGCTCTGGTCTCTCGGCTGGAGGCGATCGAGCGGGGCAAGGGCGTGCACACCCATGTCTGGGACGGGGTGGAGCTCGAGCGCATGCTCACCACCCCCGGGGCTGGGCGGTGGCCCAACGGTTCCTCCCCGTGA
- a CDS encoding ATP-binding protein: MTQPPVIEEIEDDDIRLLIDSPAPTPVFTAPRPVWLNTLSNWRTFATLDRTRPDLADSPPPGTEVADNDLRLRYHALMPTVVTPAIGRALVVVHEHLLANRERIHGKTGVIIEGPRGTGKTEILQYIGRHYENKIARLYEPDESRIPVIALRVPPLARGGRRNWPAAFASFLGLKHDGGSDPTRSICHVMRNSSTLLVLIDGIEQLRAGADAEESFAYLEEISESTGATFLFAGRAARSIVDPLTRDRETALADNEEIWGDYATLRTSRIGYDTDGHKLFTKIVRKFDKNLCLHHHQPDDLTNLHEYLHRRTKGYLRALSQLVSQGAQKAIWNKQERITEELLESLAIGRSRTI, translated from the coding sequence ATGACGCAGCCACCGGTCATCGAGGAGATCGAAGACGACGACATCCGTCTGCTCATCGACTCGCCCGCCCCCACGCCGGTGTTCACCGCGCCCCGGCCGGTATGGCTGAACACCCTGAGCAACTGGCGCACCTTCGCCACCCTGGACCGCACCCGGCCCGACCTGGCCGACAGCCCGCCGCCCGGCACGGAAGTCGCCGACAACGACCTGCGGCTGCGCTATCACGCCCTGATGCCGACCGTGGTCACCCCCGCCATCGGCCGGGCCCTGGTCGTCGTCCACGAGCATCTGCTGGCCAACCGGGAACGCATCCACGGCAAGACCGGCGTCATCATCGAAGGCCCCCGCGGCACCGGCAAGACCGAGATCCTGCAGTACATCGGCCGCCACTACGAGAACAAGATCGCCCGCCTGTATGAGCCGGACGAGAGCCGCATCCCGGTGATCGCGCTGCGGGTGCCTCCCCTGGCCCGCGGCGGACGGCGGAACTGGCCGGCCGCCTTCGCCTCCTTCCTCGGCCTCAAGCACGACGGCGGCAGCGACCCCACCCGCTCCATCTGCCATGTGATGCGCAACAGCTCCACCTTGCTGGTCCTCATCGACGGCATCGAGCAGCTGCGGGCCGGCGCGGACGCCGAGGAGTCGTTCGCCTACCTGGAAGAGATCAGTGAAAGCACCGGCGCCACCTTCCTCTTCGCCGGACGGGCCGCCCGTTCCATCGTCGACCCCCTGACCCGGGACCGGGAAACCGCCCTGGCCGACAACGAGGAGATCTGGGGCGACTACGCCACCCTGCGCACCAGCCGGATCGGCTACGACACGGACGGCCACAAACTGTTCACGAAGATCGTCCGCAAGTTCGACAAGAACCTGTGCCTGCACCACCACCAGCCGGACGACCTGACCAACCTGCACGAATACCTGCACCGCCGCACCAAGGGCTACCTGCGGGCCCTGTCCCAGCTCGTCAGCCAGGGCGCCCAGAAAGCGATCTGGAACAAGCAGGAGCGCATCACCGAGGAGCTGCTGGAATCCCTGGCCATCGGCCGCAGCCGCACCATCTGA